One window of Branchiostoma lanceolatum isolate klBraLanc5 chromosome 8, klBraLanc5.hap2, whole genome shotgun sequence genomic DNA carries:
- the LOC136439982 gene encoding transcription factor 20-like isoform X2 — MPGPVERWLDTFMCGQYAEIFHRFGFETLQSVCQLQLHTLQQMGVKPEDCEKILENVSVLKQTILGYRSTAGSTPPQNVPSLPDPVSGMPAPPHHTPSPGPNPIVNPASSALRNVARNATSRGMSGTPEGSQLDPYSHPSSPGMVGPPPQNFDSAPSKPMYGPPGYVEEQYRPPPTQNVPNPPKVQQQTMGPGSTMMPQYPHPHQVGMADPVPPHPGRLPNDPGGHPGDPARHPGVSPQLSETLAQIEHQARQQQYQIPPPNPRYVQYHQRMQLMARPPGGSWPQSPPPPMYQGQQPGMMGGPPQPGPPHLMGQQQPPRYASPPPYGPSMQQSAGSYPLQEFPPTSMRGTPPPMHPSQQLGMPQHPSMGPGSPPLPQQRAMFLGDPREEGMMYREQQVDMGLYPRIRSPSDGHMGQFVPQRRLSAGEMEGYMGGPAGVPSPVPGGGQVYHHIRPPMSMQSQAGEMYRSPPPPSMDHRGPSPYSVNAQGMDRSAIQGGMGGLSGYRSPMGSVQNPSSPHLMAGREGNHFVYPAQQAQHFSPSPSQIQVRSPVPLGCSSSNTISSPSNMVTSPISNPSPGPAIRSPGMGLHMQGKPVAGYVQSPHGGQSRLPTPGESPGPGPSPSHMQSPHMISSPPQQVHPPPSMYDPPDPLYRTEPSYCRTDTSFSSSTFGRQSPYIPTSSNFISGVSSLNALASQVNNLPNTVQQVPLPADIAPITGGSKPRQRRKTKEGNSMSQNMGPSEGQENAQNYTNPHTPQQMENFRQVDGPPEKRTKLEHPAEPKPSVCSDGIHCGEHEGVSVGFGNATSCGDADFGNGSAGCFSTPTQQGNNVMDETVTGIHKDHNPTCEDHTVERTCPVAKFDGSQNETKPDLFLGLQRPRHSKYRDKDVKEEEDSSKPMCSVASKCCENGCVECCSGNAKDVSSSAVRNSDGSHCEDCGNGDRGKEHVGELLNGPSCKVSVIQSQESLRIQCVTDEKHLPNGPSSSESSDMSGDSGFLSDTPPDVSKTNAGVSPDHPLCAKDSSTSPKRKDAEDMEEKMQVPQGKAANLEPKKEGSKKKKRSRKALSTVTKSLLLHQPAAVAPASPRTVVAYPVIVQVSSSEVTGTTNSMTVTSTTSGSTLVPLQENRSPRSSDVSPKANPRSSEKNSPPNAKCSGDSKHITSPKQPSVITKSPKRNSPNTTTSTVLVSSAHSPSTSTVSSVSPKSSLVLTAGSRGVAALSSSASGSKLQSGVVSPTTSNMTSPNSSKVSAIVSDSSSVSSSATVMTTSPLSIIRTASAGSPNILTLSPKADFTASPRSRRKQNLMPLSDAEEETICITRTVDDKDSSKVKAQLSPGREASQPSSPKKRKLSAIGSPQKTSPKKRPKEERLSTERSLSPKKSPVKDVHKDWSKIHVAEASLSKKENTLSVSTVKISPRENNSHSTCRKLMWDKTESRTKKGGVIKRTSLEKPPSSGTKQSPKYSKSTLESGESSGREEAVNDKKTFQAKVDTTETSPMKVSPVPKKIPSPNSKYVQHVKSDEVKPTDLKPGMIIDGNLVVMPDGSLKKKRGRPFGSKTVNRKVELKGKGEKGEKSPKKKTLSKEPFEFRTTSDGEEISLTKRVETESKPVCKEGSPVVKQKVTEETPPKTVSREATSGLKRMVRDETPTQGPVVRITGQHESPVSCTVINNPNEADSGKSEHKKKKQKNKHHSHLHHSHREKVSSKTTEIDIGSAHPTHPVTHAKWVCSFCGKSPNYKELGDLFGPYYLEGKGKRPLLTQTKTPPKPSVDLKENKSRKSRSRNPSEVGSEPKPGPSGLSSPTSNTPLSKRRHRSQSGGEKGRKAAHKGGAKVAVRKGKEGGSPPCSLEAVVVPMYLDEVWTHDQCAVWASGVFILGGRLHGLEEAIKEARQHSCIECQMVGATLGCGFKGCQLKYHYVCAVDAGCCLSEENFSLMCSEHKNKTIRFVQVSQPRSQQLTPDDPATPDEEHVAEKEAMALEPAGALPAGNTHPCTPSSDADGRKKQGNKSQRKAQSVARREMVGEEASSKQQEHPSTVAAKPEKSLSSSKTSQQKNSVSSSCLPKQEKQSCSTVKSASSKKRNLEKLVTSKIILGKGGLVTKGVSKQESSTPTMSSSDTKSGKGRTEVRSYIDESDDSEDFDYAPPEKGDSGKGENPDAESSSGEDNSSSDTGEETGDSSEDSEEEEEDKKVPDTVYERSSSSTRSGRTVKASRRLDKYLLF; from the exons ATGGGGCCGGGATCGACCATGATGCCTCAGTACCCACACCCCCACCAGGTGGGCATGGCAGACCCCGTCCCGCCACACCCAGGCAGGCTCCCCAATGACCCAGGTGGACACCCAGGCGACCCAGCCAGGCACCCAGGCGTGTCCCCTCAACTCTCAGAAACCCTGGCACAGATTGAGCACCAGGCTAGACAACAACAGTACCAGATCCCCCCTCCCAACCCCAG ATATGTACAGTACCACCAGAGGATGCAGCTCATGGCTCGGCCACCAGGGGGCTCTTGGCCACAGTCTCCACCACCTCCCATGTACCAGGGCCAGCAGCCGGGGATGATGGGAGGGCCGCCACAGCCCGGGCCGCCCCACCTGATGGGACAGCAGCAGCCGCCGAGATACGCCTCACCCCCACCCTACGGCCCATCCATGCAGCAGTCTGCCGGCAGCTACCCCCTGCAGGAGTTCCCTCCCACCTCCATGAGAGGAACCCCCCCACCCATGCACCCCTCCCAGCAGTTGGGCATGCCCCAGCACCCCTCCATGGGTCCGGGGTCCCCGCCGTTGCCACAGCAACGTGCCATGTTCCTAGGCGACCCGAGAGAGGAGGGGATGATGTACCGGGAGCAGCAGGTGGACATGGGTCTGTACCCCCGCATCAGGAGTCCGTCAGACGGACACATGGGCCAGTTTGTCCCGCAGCGGAGACTAAGTGCGGGTGAGATGGAAGGGTACATGGGGGGTCCCGCGGGGGTGCCGAGTCCCGTCCCGGGTGGGGGGCAGGTGTACCACCATATCAGACCTCCCATGAGCATGCAGTCACAGGCGGGGGAAATGTACcgctccccccctcccccttccatgGACCATCGGGGGCCGTCGCCCTACTCAGTGAATGCTCAGGGGATGGACAGAAGTGCCATACAGGGGGGAATGGGTGGGTTGAGTGGGTACAGAAGTCCGATGGGCTCCGTGCAGAATCCTTCATCTCCCCATCTCATGGCGGGCAGGGAAGGGAATCACTTTGTGTACCCCGCCCAGCAAGCACAACACTTCAGCCCCTCCCCTTCCCAGATACAGGTCAGATCTCCCGTACCTCTAGGTTGTTCTAGTTCCAACACGATTAGCTCTCCATCCAACATGGTGACGTCCCCCATCTCCAACCCCTCCCCTGGCCCTGCCATCAGGTCCCCGGGGATGGGCCTCCACATGCAGGGCAAGCCTGTAGCAGGGTACGTACAGTCCCCGCACGGAGGGCAGTCACGTCTCCCCACCCCGGGGGAATCCCCAGGCCCTGGCCCCTCCCCCTCTCACATGCAGTCCCCCCACATGATCAGCAGTCCTCCCCAGCAAGTCCACCCTCCCCCCAGTATGTACGACCCCCCAGACCCCCTCTACAGGACTGAGCCTTCTTACTGCCGCACAGACACGTCCTTCAGTAGTTCCACCTTCGGGAGGCAGAGTCCCTACATCCCCACTAGCAGTAACTTCATTTCAGGAGTGAGTAGTTTAAATGCCCTGGCCTCGCAGGTGAACAACTTACCTAACACTGTCCAACAGGTGCCCCTCCCCGCTGACATTGCCCCGATCACGGGGGGTTCCAAACCGAGACAGAGACGGAAAACCAAGGAGGGGAACTCCATGTCCCAAAACATGGGCCCTTCCGAGGGGCAGGAGAATGCGCAGAACTACACCAACCCACACACGCCACAGCAGATGGAAAATTTTCGTCAGGTCGATGGACCCCCTGAAAAAAGAACTAAACTGGAACATCCGGCAGAACCCAAGCCGAGTGTGTGTTCGGATGGAATTCACTGTGGGGAGCATGAGGGTGTTTCTGTAGGATTTGGGAATGCAACTTCCTGCGGGGACGCCGACTTCGGTAACGGATCTGCTGGCTGCTTTTCAACTCCAACTCAACAGGGTAATAATGTTATGGATGAAACGGTAACGGGAATTCATAAAGATCACAATCCAACTTGTGAGGATCACACTGTGGAAAGAACTTGTCCGGTCGCGAAATTCGATGGCTCACAAAATGAAACGAAGCCGGATCTTTTTTTAGGTTTACAGAGACCTCGCCATAGTAAGTACAGAGATAAAGATGTAAAGGAGGAGGAGGACTCCTCCAAACCTATGTGTAGTGTTGCGTCCAAGTGTTGTGAAAATGGTTGTGTGGAATGTTGTAGTGGTAATGCCAAAGACGTGTCGTCATCTGCTGTGCGGAATTCCGATGGGTCTCACTGTGAGGATTGCGGGAACGGGGATCGCGGCAAGGAACATGTGGGGGAGCTACTTAACGGGCCGTCGTGTAAGGTTTCTGTGATTCAAAGCCAGGAAAGTCTACGGATCCAGTGTGTCACGGACGAGAAGCATTTGCCAAATGGGCCGAGCAGTAGCGAGTCGTCCGATATGTCCGGGGATAGCGGATTTCTAAGTGACACGCCTCCAGATGTCAGTAAAACCAATGCAGGCGTTTCTCCTGACCACCCACTTTGTGCCAAAGACTCGTCAACTTCCCCCAAGAGAAAAGATGCAGAAGACATGGAAGAAAAGATGCAAGTTCCACAGGGTAAGGCTGCAAACTTGGAACCTAAGAAGGAGGGTTCGAAGAAAAAGAAGCGGTCTAGGAAAGCGCTGTCTACCGTGACCAAATCACTGTTACTCCACCAGCCTGCTGCTGTGGCGCCGGCGTCCCCTCGGACCGTGGTAGCCTATCCTGTCATTGTCCAAGTCTCCAGCTCGGAGGTAACGGGTACCACCAACTCCATGACAGTCACAAGTACGACGTCAGGGTCAACCCTGGTGCCTCTACAGGAGAACAGGAGTCCACGGTCCTCAGATGTCAGCCCGAAGGCAAACCCACGCTCTAGTGAAAAAAATTCTCCACCGAATGCAAAATGCAGCGGGGACAGCAAGCACATCACTTCGCCAAAGCAGCCCTCGGTGATAACTAAGAGCCCCAAGAGAAACTCGCCAAATACCACCACGTCGACAGTGTTGGTGTCCAGTGCCCACTCACCGTCTACCTCCACTGTAAGTTCGGTTTCTCCTAAGAGCAGTCTGGTTCTTACAGCGGGCTCGAGGGGTGTCGCTGCCCTGTCAAGTTCAGCGTCGGGCTCCAAGCTGCAGTCTGGTGTCGTGTCACCCACCACTAGCAACATGACGTCTCCCAACTCATCTAAAGTCTCCGCCATCGTCTCGGATAGTTCCAGTGTCTCGTCCAGCGCTACGGTCATGACGACAAGCCCGCTGTCGATAATCAGAACAGCGTCGGCGGGCTCTCCGAACATCCTGACCTTGAGCCCCAAGGCGGACTTCACAGCGAGTCCTCGGAGTAGGCGCAAACAAAACTTGATGCCACTCTCTGATGCAGAGGAGGAGACGATATGCATCACCCGCACTGTTGACGACAAAGACAGTTCGAAAGTGAAAGCACAGTTGTCACCGGGCCGGGAGGCAAGCCAGCCCTCCAGCCCAAAGAAGAGGAAGTTGTCTGCCATAGGTTCTCCTCAGAAAACTTCTCCGAAAAAGAGACCAAAAGAAGAGAGACTATCCACTGAAAGAAGTCTGTCACCGAAGAAGTCACCAGTGAAAGATGTCCATAAAGATTGGTCAAAAATTCATGTGGCAGAAGCAAGCTTGTCTAAAAAGGAAAATACTCTCTCAGTCTCTACCGTGAAGATTTCTCCGAGAGAGAATAACTCTCATTCGACCTGCAGGAAACTAATGTGGGACAAGACAGAAAGTAGGACAAAAAAGGGAGGTGTGATTAAAAGGACTTCGTTAGAAAAACCTCCCAGCAGTGGGACCAAACAGTCACCAAAGTATTCCAAGTCAACGCTCGAGTCAGGGGAGAGCAGTGGAAGGGAAGAGGCTGTCAACgataaaaaaacttttcagGCAAAGGTAGACACGACAGAAACTTCACCCATGAAAGTCAGTCCTGTTCCAAAGAAAATTCCATCTCCCAATTCCAAGTACGTTCAGCACGTTAAGTCTGATGAGGTTAAACCCACGGACTTGAAGCCAGGTATGATCATCGACGGAAACCTTGTCGTCATGCCTGATGGTAGCCTGAAAAAGAAACGTGGCAGGCCGTTCGGGTCAAAGACTGTCAATCGAAAGGTGGAGCTGAAAGGAAAGGGAGAGAAGGGAGAAAAGTCCCCAAAGAAAAAGACTTTGTCCAAGGAACCGTTTGAGTTCAGGACTACCAGTGATGGTGAGGAAATATCCCTCACCAAGAGAGTAGAGACAGAGTCAAAACCTGTTTGTAAAGAAGGGAGCCCAGTAGTAAAGCAGAAAGTGACGGAGGAAACTCCCCCTAAAACTGTCAGTAGAGAAGCTACTTCAGGGCTGAAGAGAATGGTACGTGATGAAACCCCTACGCAAGGTCCAGTCGTACGTATCACAGGCCAGCATGAGAGCCCGGTTTCTTGCACTGTCATTAACAACCCTAACGAAGCAGACTCGGGCAAAAGCGAGCACAAAAAGAAAAAGCAGAAAAACAAGCACCACAGCCACCTACACCACAGTCACAGGGAGAAAGTATCGAGTAAGACGACAGAGATAGACATTGGCAGTGCACATCCCACGCATCCAGTCACACATGCGAAATGGGTGTGCTCCTTCTGTGGAAAGTCGCCCAACTATAAGGAACTGGGTGACTTGTTTGGACCCTACTATCTGGAAGGGAAGGGGAAAAGGCCCCTTCTAACCCAAACCAAAACTCCACCTAAACCATCTGTAGACTTGAAAGAGAACAAGTCGCGGAAAAGCAGAAGTAGAAACCCTTCAGAAGTCGGAAGCGAACCCAAGCCGGGGCCTTCTGGCTTATCCAGCCCAACTAGTAACACCCCGCTGTCGAAAAGAAGACACAGGTCTCAAAGTGGCGgggagaaaggaaggaaggCTGCTCACAAAGGTGGGGCCAAGGTTGCCGTCAGGAAAGGCAAGGAGGGGGGCAGTCCCCCGTGTTCGCTGGAGGCTGTAGTTGTGCCGATGTACCTGGACGAAGTGTGGACACATGACCAGTGTGCTGTCTGGGCGAGTGGTGTGTTCATCTTGGGAGGACGGCTACATGGGCTTGAAGAAGCCATCAAGGAAGCTCGGCAACAT TCCTGTATTGAGTGTCAGATGGTGGGGGCGACACTGGGGTGTGGCTTCAAAGGCTGTCAGCTGAAGTACCACTACGTCTGTGCTGTGGATGCAG GTTGCTGTCTTAGTGAGGAAAACTTCTCTCTAATGTGCTCAGAACATAAG AACAAGACGATAAGATTTGTCCAGGTCTCTCAACCTCGGTCCCAGCAGTTAACACCAG ATGACCCAGCAACCCCAGATGAGGAACATGTTGCAGAGAAGGAGGCGATGGCTCTAGAGCCGGCCGGCGCATTGCCTGCAGGGAACACACACCCCTGTACCCCAAGTAGTGATGCAGACGGTAGAAAGAAACAGGGAAACAAATCCCAAAGGAAAGCTCAGTCTGTGGCCAGACGTGAGATGGTGGGTGAAGAAGCATCGTCAAAGCAGCAGGAACATCCCTCTACAGTAGCTGCAAAGCCTGAGAAGAGCCTGTCTTCATCTAAGACCTCTCAACAAAAGAACAGTGTCTCGTCTAGCTGCTTACCAAAGCAGGAGAAACAAAGTTGTAGCACAGTAAAATCAGCCTCATCCAAGAAGAGAAACCTGGAGAAGCTGGTAACTTCAAAAATAATTCTAGGCAAGGGTGGGTTGGTAACCAAGGGTGTTTCCAAACAAGAAAGTTCTACACCAACAATGTCTTCCTCCGATACAAAATCTGGGAAAGGTAGAACTGAGGTGAGAAGCTATATTGATGAATCTGATGATTCAGAGGACTTTGACTATGCTCCACCTGAGAAAGGGGACAGTGGGAAAGGTGAAAACCCAGATGCTGAGAGTTCCTCAGGTGAAGACAACAGTAGTAGTGACACAGGGGAGGAGACGGGAGACTCATCTGAGGActcagaagaagaggaggaggataaGAAAGTGCCGGACACGGTCTATGAGAGGTCATCATCGTCCACCCGGTCGGGTCGAACAGTGAAGGCCAGCCGTAGACTTGACAAATATCTGCTGTTTTAA